The Brachybacterium huguangmaarense genome contains a region encoding:
- the putP gene encoding sodium/proline symporter PutP — protein sequence MSSDLVFKLIALAVYFLAMLAIGLYAFRKTDDGEDYMLGGRSLHPFTAALSAGAADMSGWLLMGLPGALYVGGLVEAWIAVGLTAGAALNWFFIAPRLRQYTQIANNSLTVPSFFGNRLHDRTHLLRFAAGLVILVFFTFYVSSGMVAGGVFFQSSFGGSYLVGMLLVAGVTILYTLFGGFLGATYTDVVQGLIMLVSLIAVPVTAMFVVGGPAEMFASVREVNDTFASMTAGATAVGVISSLAWGLGYFGQPHIIVRFMALRSSRDARWGLGIGLTWMILCVLGAIFTSMAGLAYFQQHQDQHLTDTTNGESVFLDLGQILFHPLIAGILLAAVLAAIMSTISSQLVVTSSALVEDLVGGVGIKLGPQGKLWGGRIGVLAVSIVALLLALDPGSSVLGLVSFAWAGFGAAFGPIVILSLFWRRLTAAGALVGMVAGAAVAFWWGGGYKTIAPLWNGDVTNYQSPDVRWDLFGGEHLYEILPGFVVCLVLAIVISLITPRPPRAAMDEYDDMVASLSDGVIPTREPELAAVGAEGAGAEPDATPRGSSTD from the coding sequence ATGAGCTCGGACCTCGTCTTCAAACTGATCGCGCTCGCGGTCTACTTCCTCGCGATGCTCGCCATCGGCCTCTACGCCTTCCGCAAGACGGACGACGGCGAGGACTACATGCTCGGCGGGCGCAGCCTGCACCCGTTCACCGCGGCGCTGTCCGCCGGCGCCGCCGACATGTCGGGCTGGCTGCTCATGGGCCTGCCCGGCGCCCTGTACGTCGGAGGCCTCGTCGAGGCCTGGATCGCGGTGGGCCTGACCGCCGGCGCGGCGCTCAACTGGTTCTTCATCGCCCCGCGCCTGCGCCAGTACACGCAGATCGCCAACAACTCCCTCACGGTGCCGAGCTTCTTCGGCAACCGCCTGCACGACCGCACCCACCTGCTGCGCTTCGCCGCGGGCCTGGTCATCCTCGTGTTCTTCACGTTCTACGTGTCCTCCGGCATGGTCGCCGGCGGCGTGTTCTTCCAGTCCTCCTTCGGCGGCTCCTACCTCGTGGGCATGCTGCTCGTGGCCGGCGTGACCATCCTCTACACCCTGTTCGGCGGCTTCCTCGGCGCGACCTACACCGACGTCGTGCAGGGCCTGATCATGCTGGTCTCGCTCATCGCGGTGCCCGTCACGGCGATGTTCGTGGTGGGCGGCCCCGCCGAGATGTTCGCCTCCGTGCGCGAGGTCAACGACACCTTCGCCTCGATGACCGCGGGTGCGACCGCCGTCGGCGTCATCTCCTCGCTCGCGTGGGGCCTGGGCTACTTCGGTCAGCCCCACATCATCGTGCGCTTCATGGCGCTGCGCTCCTCGCGCGACGCCCGGTGGGGCCTCGGCATCGGGCTCACCTGGATGATCCTGTGCGTGCTCGGCGCGATCTTCACCTCGATGGCGGGACTGGCCTACTTCCAGCAGCACCAGGACCAGCACCTGACCGACACCACCAACGGCGAGTCCGTGTTCCTCGACCTCGGGCAGATCCTGTTCCACCCGCTGATCGCGGGCATCCTGCTGGCCGCCGTGCTCGCGGCGATCATGTCGACCATCTCGTCGCAGCTCGTCGTGACCTCCTCGGCCCTCGTCGAGGATCTCGTCGGCGGCGTCGGCATCAAGCTCGGCCCCCAGGGCAAGCTGTGGGGCGGCCGCATCGGCGTGCTCGCCGTCTCGATCGTCGCGCTCCTGCTGGCGCTCGATCCGGGCAGCTCGGTGCTCGGCCTCGTGTCGTTCGCGTGGGCCGGGTTCGGCGCCGCGTTCGGCCCGATCGTGATCCTGTCGCTGTTCTGGCGGCGGCTGACCGCCGCCGGCGCGCTCGTCGGCATGGTCGCCGGCGCGGCCGTCGCGTTCTGGTGGGGCGGCGGGTACAAGACGATCGCCCCGCTGTGGAACGGCGACGTCACGAACTACCAGAGCCCCGACGTGCGCTGGGACCTCTTCGGCGGCGAGCACCTCTACGAGATCCTGCCCGGCTTCGTCGTGTGCCTCGTGCTCGCGATCGTCATCTCCCTCATCACGCCGCGACCCCCGCGGGCTGCGATGGACGAGTACGACGACATGGTCGCCTCGCTCTCCGACGGCGTGATCCCGACCCGCGAGCCCGAGCTCGCCGCGGTCGGCGCCGAGGGCGCGGGCGCCGAGCCGGACGCGACGCCGCGCGGCAGCTCAACCGACTGA
- a CDS encoding carbohydrate ABC transporter permease — protein MSAESTIGPVGASTGLAAPGTGTTDAGGAAGSGPRRRSRRGGAFSTGSLVTYVVLLIVAVVYIFPFLVQIATSFKTEPDAASNPLSLIPETWTAAAYTRLFAHSDFPLWIKNSFIVTIIVTLGRVFFDSLAGYALARLDFRGRGVVFALLVAVMAVPGVVLLIPKFLVLNTLGMYDSYAGMTLPLLADAAGVFIMKNFFESIPRSIEEQAKIDGASTFRTFWSIVLPMATPALMTIVILSFQGSWNEMNHFIVSTQSPELTTLTKGVAQLASGQLSQGSQYPLKLAAAALMTVPVALVFFIFQRRIMNTSSGAVKG, from the coding sequence ATGAGCGCCGAGAGCACCATCGGACCCGTCGGCGCGAGCACGGGCCTCGCCGCTCCCGGCACGGGCACGACGGACGCGGGCGGGGCCGCCGGTTCCGGGCCTCGGCGTCGCTCCCGTCGGGGCGGGGCGTTCAGCACGGGCTCCCTCGTCACGTACGTCGTGCTGCTGATCGTCGCGGTCGTCTACATCTTCCCGTTCCTCGTGCAGATCGCGACGAGTTTCAAGACCGAGCCGGATGCCGCCTCCAACCCCCTCTCGCTGATCCCCGAGACGTGGACCGCGGCGGCCTACACGCGCTTGTTCGCCCACTCGGACTTCCCGCTGTGGATCAAGAACTCCTTCATCGTGACGATCATCGTGACGCTCGGGCGCGTCTTCTTCGACTCGCTCGCCGGCTACGCGCTCGCCCGCCTCGACTTCCGCGGTCGCGGCGTCGTGTTCGCGCTGCTCGTGGCCGTCATGGCGGTCCCCGGGGTGGTGCTGCTGATCCCGAAGTTCCTGGTCCTGAACACCCTGGGGATGTACGACTCCTATGCGGGCATGACCCTGCCGCTGCTCGCCGACGCGGCGGGCGTGTTCATCATGAAGAACTTCTTCGAGTCGATCCCGCGGTCGATCGAGGAGCAGGCGAAGATCGACGGCGCGAGCACCTTCCGCACCTTCTGGTCGATCGTGCTGCCGATGGCGACGCCGGCGCTCATGACCATCGTGATCCTCTCGTTCCAGGGCTCCTGGAACGAGATGAACCACTTCATCGTGTCCACCCAGAGCCCCGAGCTGACGACGCTGACCAAGGGCGTCGCCCAGCTCGCCTCGGGCCAGCTGTCCCAGGGCAGCCAGTACCCGCTCAAGCTCGCGGCGGCCGCGCTCATGACGGTCCCGGTGGCCCTCGTCTTCTTCATCTTCCAGCGCCGGATCATGAACACCTCCTCGGGCGCCGTGAAGGGCTGA
- a CDS encoding carbohydrate ABC transporter permease translates to MAVSLRRRAGRDAAAGWVFTLPVIVILGLFLVVPVIMAAWVSVSDWTGRGSPFASGVSFVGARNYGQILGEKGLAQRDFGTALRNNAYYVLLVVPLQTILALLLAVAVNKRVLRGKGFFRTAFYFPSVTSSVAITVLWLFLFSSAGVVNKVISFVGVKGPNWFNDPRGLLHVVLGWFGVDAAPAALSQPGFLGLSGWDWLAGPSIAMTALVLMAVFTTSGTFMLLFLAALQALDPEVEEAAMMDGAGTVQRFFRITVPQLRPTLFTVLTLGLIGTWQVFDQIYVGTQGGPSKTTLTPAYLSFDAALNQQQWGHGAAISFILFFIIVALTLLQRLVLRERDEPRRRRLGSRRRGTQNGAHA, encoded by the coding sequence ATGGCCGTCAGCCTCCGCCGCCGCGCGGGCCGCGACGCCGCCGCCGGCTGGGTCTTCACCCTTCCCGTCATCGTGATCCTGGGCCTGTTCCTCGTGGTCCCGGTGATCATGGCCGCCTGGGTGAGCGTGTCCGACTGGACCGGGCGGGGCAGCCCGTTCGCGTCCGGCGTGAGCTTCGTCGGCGCCCGCAACTACGGGCAGATCCTCGGGGAGAAGGGCCTGGCCCAGCGGGACTTCGGCACCGCCCTGCGCAACAACGCCTACTACGTGCTGCTCGTCGTGCCGCTCCAGACGATCCTCGCGCTGCTGCTCGCCGTGGCCGTCAACAAGCGGGTGCTGCGGGGCAAGGGATTCTTCCGCACCGCCTTCTACTTCCCCTCGGTGACGAGCTCGGTCGCGATCACCGTGCTGTGGCTGTTCCTGTTCTCCTCGGCCGGCGTGGTCAACAAGGTCATCTCCTTCGTCGGCGTGAAGGGACCCAACTGGTTCAACGATCCGCGGGGCCTGCTGCACGTCGTGCTCGGCTGGTTCGGGGTCGACGCCGCACCGGCCGCCCTGTCCCAGCCGGGCTTCCTGGGGCTCTCGGGCTGGGACTGGCTGGCCGGGCCGTCCATCGCCATGACCGCCCTCGTGCTGATGGCGGTGTTCACGACCTCCGGCACGTTCATGCTGCTGTTCCTCGCCGCGCTCCAGGCTCTGGACCCCGAGGTCGAGGAGGCCGCGATGATGGACGGGGCGGGCACGGTCCAGCGGTTCTTCCGCATCACGGTCCCGCAGCTGCGCCCGACGCTGTTCACGGTGCTCACCCTGGGTCTGATCGGCACCTGGCAGGTCTTCGACCAGATCTACGTCGGCACCCAGGGCGGGCCGTCCAAGACGACGCTCACGCCCGCCTACCTGTCCTTCGACGCCGCCCTGAACCAGCAGCAGTGGGGGCACGGCGCGGCCATCTCGTTCATCCTCTTCTTCATCATCGTGGCCCTCACGCTCCTGCAGCGCCTCGTGCTGCGCGAGCGCGACGAGCCCCGCCGCCGCCGGCTCGGCTCCCGCCGCCGCGGCACGCAGAACGGAGCGCACGCATGA
- a CDS encoding sugar ABC transporter substrate-binding protein: MTPTRISPVTRRRVLGTLAAAPALGLGLAACGGSGFDSSDGGSDGGGSSSGLSVLIGSSGDAETTAVQDAVAAWSKDSGTEAKVIAASDLAQQLSQGFASGKPSDVFYLSSDSLAGFASNGSLEAYGDRLSNKDDFYPALMEAFTLDGKQYGAPKDFSTLALIINTELWQAAGLGDGDLPTDWDGLTAVAQKLTQGDVVGLAVSGEYARLGAFMAQAGGELVTDGKATADSAQNVEGLNYVKSLLGAGTMKFAKDLGAGWGGEAFGKKQCAMTIEGNWITGGLEADFPDVAYRVAELPAGPAGKATLQFTNAWGIAADSSHQDDALKLVEFLTSKEQQMAFAKAFGVMPSLTAAAADWSAQYPDLAAFSAGAEYAKNIPSQAGVSDVIADLNSQLESLASQDPATILGTVQSNLEAALD; encoded by the coding sequence ATGACCCCCACCCGCATCTCACCCGTCACCCGGCGCCGCGTGCTCGGCACCCTCGCCGCCGCTCCCGCCCTCGGCCTCGGCCTCGCCGCATGCGGAGGCAGCGGCTTCGACTCGTCCGACGGCGGCTCGGACGGCGGCGGCAGCTCGAGCGGCCTGAGCGTGCTCATCGGCTCCTCCGGCGACGCCGAGACCACGGCCGTCCAGGACGCCGTGGCCGCCTGGTCGAAGGACTCCGGCACCGAGGCCAAGGTCATCGCCGCCTCGGACCTGGCCCAGCAGCTCTCCCAGGGCTTCGCCTCGGGCAAGCCCTCGGACGTGTTCTACCTGTCCTCCGACTCCCTCGCCGGCTTCGCCTCCAACGGGTCGCTCGAGGCCTACGGGGACAGGCTCTCGAACAAGGACGACTTCTACCCGGCGCTCATGGAGGCCTTCACGCTCGACGGCAAGCAGTACGGCGCGCCCAAGGACTTCTCGACCCTCGCCCTCATCATCAACACCGAGCTGTGGCAGGCCGCGGGCCTGGGCGACGGCGACCTCCCGACCGACTGGGACGGACTGACCGCCGTCGCCCAGAAGCTCACCCAGGGCGATGTCGTGGGCCTCGCCGTGAGCGGCGAGTACGCGCGGCTCGGCGCGTTCATGGCCCAGGCCGGCGGCGAGCTCGTGACCGACGGCAAGGCGACCGCCGACTCCGCCCAGAACGTCGAGGGCCTCAACTACGTCAAGTCGCTCCTGGGCGCGGGGACCATGAAGTTCGCCAAGGACCTCGGCGCCGGCTGGGGCGGCGAGGCGTTCGGCAAGAAGCAGTGCGCGATGACGATCGAGGGCAACTGGATCACCGGCGGTCTCGAGGCCGACTTCCCCGATGTCGCCTACCGGGTGGCCGAGCTGCCGGCGGGCCCCGCCGGCAAGGCCACGCTGCAGTTCACCAACGCGTGGGGCATCGCCGCCGACTCCTCCCACCAGGACGACGCGCTCAAGCTCGTCGAGTTCCTGACCTCCAAGGAGCAGCAGATGGCCTTCGCCAAGGCCTTCGGCGTCATGCCGTCGCTCACGGCGGCCGCCGCGGACTGGTCGGCCCAGTACCCGGATCTCGCGGCCTTCAGCGCCGGTGCCGAGTACGCCAAGAACATCCCCTCCCAGGCCGGCGTCTCCGACGTGATCGCGGACCTCAACTCCCAGCTCGAGTCCCTCGCGAGCCAGGATCCGGCGACGATCCTCGGCACGGTGCAGAGCAACCTCGAAGCCGCCCTCGACTGA
- a CDS encoding LacI family DNA-binding transcriptional regulator: MGQESQHGHGTASGEQVPAGRRVNAPADTGTATPTLNSIARALGVSRQTVSNVLNSPERVAEPTRSAVRGEIERVGYRPSAAARQLRTRRSRLLGFRMQDTTDGINGSILDRLLHALTARAHECGYALLVFAADGEAAEIAAYEDLRATNALDGFLLTSTNHGDRRADWLLEHDIPFVCFGRPWGRIDAATTRDHDWIDIDGRAGTDAATRLLAEDGARRIGFMGWPEGSGAGDDRFDGYVTAMEDLGHVPDLVDRVEDSFENGQGAAERLVAAGADALVCVSDSLALGAIARMRALGRHDVMDRVVGFDDTPIARAVGISSVDQPVEQAARRMVDLLIHRIEHPGASPASDPTDLLTPVVHRRRAT, encoded by the coding sequence ATGGGCCAGGAGAGCCAGCATGGCCACGGGACCGCGAGCGGCGAGCAGGTACCCGCCGGCCGCCGCGTGAACGCCCCGGCCGACACCGGTACCGCCACGCCGACGCTCAACTCGATCGCCCGCGCCCTCGGGGTCTCACGGCAGACCGTCTCGAACGTGCTCAACAGCCCCGAGCGGGTCGCCGAGCCCACCCGCTCCGCCGTGCGGGGGGAGATCGAGCGCGTCGGCTACCGCCCGAGCGCGGCGGCCCGCCAACTCCGCACCCGGCGCTCGCGGCTGCTCGGCTTCCGCATGCAGGACACGACCGACGGCATCAACGGCTCCATCCTCGACCGCCTGCTCCACGCCCTCACCGCGCGCGCTCACGAGTGCGGCTACGCCCTCCTCGTCTTCGCAGCCGACGGCGAGGCCGCCGAGATCGCCGCCTACGAGGACCTGCGGGCCACCAACGCGCTCGACGGGTTCCTGCTGACCTCCACCAACCACGGCGACCGGCGCGCCGACTGGCTGCTCGAGCACGACATCCCCTTCGTCTGCTTCGGGCGCCCCTGGGGGCGCATCGACGCCGCCACGACGCGCGACCACGACTGGATCGACATCGACGGCCGCGCCGGGACGGACGCCGCGACCCGCCTCCTCGCCGAGGACGGGGCGCGCCGCATCGGGTTCATGGGCTGGCCCGAGGGCTCCGGCGCGGGCGACGACCGCTTCGACGGCTACGTCACCGCGATGGAGGACCTGGGTCACGTGCCCGATCTCGTCGACCGGGTCGAGGACAGCTTCGAGAACGGCCAGGGCGCGGCGGAGCGGCTCGTGGCCGCCGGCGCCGACGCCCTCGTGTGCGTCTCGGACTCGCTCGCGCTCGGTGCGATCGCCCGCATGCGAGCGCTCGGCCGCCACGACGTCATGGACCGTGTCGTCGGCTTCGACGACACCCCCATCGCGCGGGCCGTCGGCATCTCGAGCGTCGACCAGCCCGTCGAGCAGGCCGCCCGCCGCATGGTCGACCTGCTCATCCACCGCATCGAGCATCCCGGCGCCTCCCCGGCCTCCGACCCCACCGACCTGCTCACGCCGGTCGTGCATCGTCGCCGCGCGACCTGA
- a CDS encoding glycogen debranching N-terminal domain-containing protein, producing the protein MTAQQPSPATPPDASASLPGGLPPSIHPLEFHQPFVHDLTGVFNAPVQAWSLPDGSMHGSGAHGIYAGDTRIVSRLTVEALGGQLSPLPVQVVSAREVVHTDAVSLLDGTVDPLLLLRRARRADTDGVTETLTLTSADPRPRALSLRVRLGVDDTSMSAVKDPRILIQRTSPLPSVTVDTASGTARWVFGPRAHAALRTDVPMSATDSPWEIELSVELHLDGPGSVEASWRLEAQDPSLPFAAPAPSAVLGAAAERARAASRGADDPERRAVADLVARSLGDLDALRLRTHEHADEVFYAAGAPWFFTLFGRDALIAASLALPVDPEIAWGTLRTLGARQGRVRDPETAEQPGKILHEVRAEGMDMVDSHLPPVYYGTIDATPLWIELLHEAWSAETAAGSDEATRRAAARVRVLRPQLEGAATWLLEHADADRDGFLEYIDESGHGLTNQGWKDSGDSVRRADGSLAEGSIALAEVQGYAYAAALHAAELFEGLDDGPRGSAGTDETAALPARLRLWAAELRERFRAAFWCTDELGPYVALALDGSKRPVDGVASNMGHLLGTGLLDAEEEAVVVRRLLHPSMFSGYGIRTLSTTNAAYWPLRYHGGSVWTHDTGYILRGMLRAGFRDEAQVLARGLLRASEGFDRRMPELFGGQAADEVWPPVPYPASCRPQAWAAATAVTVAQALDAL; encoded by the coding sequence TTGACCGCGCAGCAGCCCTCGCCCGCCACGCCCCCGGACGCCTCGGCGTCCCTCCCCGGCGGCCTGCCCCCGAGCATCCATCCCCTCGAGTTCCACCAGCCGTTCGTGCACGACCTCACCGGGGTCTTCAACGCCCCCGTCCAGGCGTGGTCGCTGCCCGACGGGTCGATGCACGGCTCCGGTGCCCACGGGATCTACGCGGGCGACACCCGCATCGTCTCGCGCCTGACCGTCGAGGCCCTGGGCGGTCAGCTCTCGCCGCTCCCGGTGCAGGTGGTCTCGGCCCGCGAGGTCGTGCACACCGACGCCGTCTCCCTGCTCGACGGCACCGTCGACCCGCTCCTGCTGCTGCGCCGCGCTCGCCGCGCCGATACCGACGGCGTCACCGAGACCCTCACGCTGACGAGCGCGGACCCGCGCCCCCGCGCGCTCTCGCTGCGCGTGCGTCTCGGCGTCGACGACACCTCGATGTCGGCGGTCAAGGACCCCCGGATCCTGATCCAGCGCACGTCTCCCCTGCCGTCGGTGACGGTCGATACCGCCTCGGGCACCGCCCGGTGGGTCTTCGGCCCCCGTGCGCACGCCGCTCTGCGCACCGACGTCCCGATGTCGGCCACCGACAGCCCGTGGGAGATCGAGCTGAGCGTCGAGCTGCACCTGGACGGCCCCGGCTCGGTCGAGGCGAGCTGGCGCCTCGAGGCGCAGGACCCGTCGCTGCCCTTCGCGGCCCCCGCGCCGTCCGCCGTGCTCGGCGCCGCCGCCGAGCGCGCCCGCGCGGCGAGCCGCGGCGCGGACGACCCCGAGCGGCGCGCCGTCGCCGATCTTGTGGCACGCTCCCTGGGCGATCTCGATGCTCTGCGCCTGCGTACGCACGAGCACGCCGACGAGGTCTTCTACGCGGCGGGCGCGCCGTGGTTCTTCACGCTCTTCGGCCGTGACGCGCTCATCGCCGCGTCCCTCGCCCTGCCCGTCGATCCCGAGATCGCGTGGGGCACCCTGCGCACGCTCGGCGCACGGCAGGGCAGGGTGCGCGACCCCGAGACGGCGGAGCAGCCGGGCAAGATCCTGCACGAGGTCCGCGCCGAGGGCATGGACATGGTCGACTCCCACCTGCCGCCCGTCTACTACGGCACGATCGACGCGACGCCCCTGTGGATCGAGCTGCTCCACGAGGCGTGGAGCGCCGAGACGGCCGCGGGGTCGGACGAGGCGACCCGGCGCGCCGCGGCGCGCGTGCGAGTGCTCCGGCCCCAACTTGAGGGCGCCGCGACCTGGCTCCTCGAACATGCCGACGCCGATCGCGACGGGTTCCTCGAGTACATCGACGAGTCGGGGCACGGCCTGACCAACCAGGGCTGGAAGGACTCCGGCGACTCCGTCCGGCGCGCCGACGGGTCGCTCGCCGAGGGCAGCATCGCGCTCGCGGAGGTGCAGGGGTACGCCTATGCCGCCGCGCTCCACGCCGCCGAGCTGTTCGAGGGCCTCGACGACGGTCCGAGGGGCAGCGCGGGAACGGACGAGACGGCGGCGCTCCCGGCGCGTCTGCGCCTCTGGGCCGCCGAGCTGCGCGAGCGGTTCCGCGCGGCGTTCTGGTGCACCGACGAGCTGGGGCCCTACGTCGCGCTCGCCCTCGACGGGTCCAAGCGGCCCGTCGACGGTGTCGCCTCGAACATGGGCCACCTGCTCGGGACGGGGCTGCTCGACGCCGAGGAGGAGGCCGTCGTCGTGCGCCGCCTCCTGCATCCCAGCATGTTCTCCGGGTACGGGATCCGGACCCTGTCGACGACCAACGCCGCCTACTGGCCGCTGCGGTACCACGGCGGGAGCGTCTGGACCCACGACACCGGCTACATCCTGCGCGGCATGCTGCGGGCGGGCTTCCGCGACGAGGCCCAGGTGCTCGCGCGGGGTCTGCTCCGGGCCTCGGAGGGCTTCGACCGCCGCATGCCTGAGCTGTTCGGCGGGCAGGCGGCCGACGAGGTGTGGCCGCCCGTGCCCTACCCGGCATCGTGCCGCCCGCAGGCGTGGGCCGCGGCGACGGCGGTGACGGTCGCCCAGGCGCTCGACGCGCTCTGA
- a CDS encoding NUDIX domain-containing protein yields MNELLPDPVYFAGLPKIISSGAVMLRDETGRFVIEKPNYRDHWLLPGGGVDPGEDPRQCAHREVIEELGLDLSIGRLLALDWAPSRAANSAPMGVHFVFDAGVMPEAELRARIRLQAAELDDWALVGPEDAHLLSTWGASRALRALDVLEGRAEVDLHGLAERGRHPEPPRAGE; encoded by the coding sequence ATGAACGAGCTGCTGCCCGATCCGGTGTATTTCGCAGGGCTGCCGAAGATCATCTCCTCGGGGGCCGTGATGCTGCGCGACGAGACCGGACGCTTCGTCATCGAGAAGCCCAACTACCGCGACCACTGGCTGCTGCCCGGTGGCGGCGTGGACCCAGGGGAGGACCCGCGGCAGTGCGCGCACCGCGAGGTGATCGAGGAGCTCGGACTCGACCTCTCCATCGGCCGCCTGCTCGCCCTGGACTGGGCGCCGTCGCGCGCTGCGAACTCCGCGCCGATGGGCGTGCACTTCGTGTTCGACGCCGGCGTGATGCCCGAGGCCGAGCTGCGCGCGCGGATCCGCCTGCAGGCCGCCGAGCTCGACGACTGGGCGCTCGTCGGTCCCGAGGACGCACACCTGCTGAGCACCTGGGGCGCGTCGCGAGCGCTGCGGGCGCTCGACGTGCTCGAGGGCCGCGCGGAGGTGGATCTCCACGGCCTCGCGGAACGGGGTCGCCACCCCGAGCCGCCGCGCGCCGGCGAATAG
- the glpK gene encoding glycerol kinase GlpK, translated as MNDDQKYILAIDQGTTSTRAIVFDHAGQIVASGQREHEQIFPKAGWVEHDAAEIWRNTRSVVGDALVGAEINRHQLAAVGITNQRETAVVWDRTTGEPVYNAIVWQDTRTQKICDELAGDEGAEKYKERVGLPLATYFSGPKVKWILDNVEGAREKAEKGDLLFGNTDSWLVWNMTGGKDGGVHVTDVTNASRTMLMNIDTLDWNEDIAGDMGIPLSMLPEIRSSSEVYGTGRKQGLLIDTPIAGILGDQQAATFGQACFEVGQAKNTYGTGNFMLINTGEELVRSENGLLTTVAYKIGDNKPIYALEGSIAVTGSLVQWVRDNLGLISDAPEIEDLAKKVDDNGGCYIVPAFSGLFAPYWKSDARGAIVGLTRYINKNHIARAALESTAFQSRDVLDAMNADSGVELSELKVDGGMVKNETLMQFQADILGVPVVRPQVIETTALGAAYAAGIAVGFWDGEQDVIDNWAEDKRWEPTMDEATRERYLRLWKKAVERTYDWVDEDVNELYG; from the coding sequence ATGAACGACGACCAGAAGTACATCCTCGCGATCGACCAGGGGACCACGTCCACCCGCGCGATCGTGTTCGACCACGCCGGCCAGATCGTGGCCAGCGGCCAGCGCGAGCACGAGCAGATCTTCCCCAAGGCCGGATGGGTCGAGCACGACGCCGCCGAGATCTGGCGGAACACCCGCAGCGTCGTCGGCGACGCCCTGGTCGGCGCCGAGATCAACCGCCACCAGCTCGCCGCCGTCGGCATCACCAACCAGCGCGAGACCGCCGTCGTGTGGGACAGGACGACGGGCGAGCCCGTCTACAACGCGATCGTCTGGCAGGACACCCGCACCCAGAAGATCTGCGACGAGCTGGCCGGTGACGAGGGCGCCGAGAAGTACAAGGAGCGCGTGGGCCTCCCGCTCGCGACCTACTTCTCGGGCCCCAAGGTCAAGTGGATCCTCGACAACGTCGAGGGCGCCCGCGAGAAGGCCGAGAAGGGCGACCTGCTGTTCGGCAACACCGACTCGTGGCTCGTGTGGAACATGACGGGCGGCAAGGACGGCGGCGTGCACGTCACGGACGTCACCAACGCCTCCCGCACGATGCTCATGAACATCGACACCCTCGACTGGAACGAGGACATCGCGGGCGACATGGGCATCCCGCTGTCCATGCTCCCGGAGATCCGTTCCTCGTCCGAGGTCTACGGCACGGGCCGCAAGCAGGGCCTGCTCATCGACACCCCGATCGCGGGCATCCTGGGCGACCAGCAGGCCGCGACCTTCGGCCAGGCCTGCTTCGAGGTCGGCCAGGCCAAGAACACCTACGGCACCGGCAACTTCATGCTCATCAACACCGGAGAGGAGCTGGTGCGCAGCGAGAACGGCCTGCTGACCACGGTCGCCTACAAGATCGGCGACAACAAGCCGATCTACGCCCTCGAGGGCTCGATCGCCGTGACCGGCTCGCTCGTGCAGTGGGTCCGCGACAACCTCGGGCTCATCAGCGACGCGCCCGAGATCGAGGACCTCGCCAAGAAGGTCGACGACAACGGCGGCTGCTACATCGTGCCCGCCTTCTCCGGCCTGTTCGCCCCGTACTGGAAGTCCGACGCCCGCGGCGCGATCGTCGGCCTCACCCGGTACATCAACAAGAACCACATCGCGCGGGCCGCGCTCGAGTCCACGGCGTTCCAGTCGCGCGACGTGCTGGACGCGATGAACGCGGACTCCGGGGTCGAGCTGAGCGAGCTCAAGGTCGACGGCGGCATGGTCAAGAACGAGACGCTCATGCAGTTCCAGGCCGACATCCTCGGCGTTCCCGTCGTGCGCCCCCAGGTCATCGAGACCACCGCGCTCGGCGCCGCCTACGCGGCCGGCATCGCCGTCGGCTTCTGGGACGGCGAGCAGGACGTCATCGACAACTGGGCCGAGGACAAGCGCTGGGAGCCCACGATGGACGAGGCGACCCGCGAGCGCTACCTGCGGCTGTGGAAGAAGGCCGTCGAGCGCACCTACGACTGGGTCGACGAGGACGTCAACGAGCTGTACGGCTGA